The genomic DNA TTTTTGTGGGTGTTTGGCGACAATGTCGAAGATCGCCTGGGCCACTGGCGCTTTTTGGAGTTTTACCTGCTGGGGGGCGTGTTGGCGGCCTTCATGCAAGGCCTGATGAGCGGCTTTTCTAGCGAAGTACCCATGATTGGCGCCTCGGGGGCCATCTCGGCCTTGCTCGGAGCGTACATTGTGCTTTACCCCAGGGCCCTTATTCTGTCGCTGGTGGGCTGGATTCCCGTCCCCATACCGGCGGTGCTCTACCTGGGCTACTGGCTCCTGATTCAGTTTGTAGGCGACTTTATGGGCGAGGAAGGCATTGCCTTCTGGGCCCATATTGGGGGCTTTGTGGCGGGGGTGGTGCTGATACGGTGGTTTGAGCGCAGATCCAGGGCCCAGTACCGGCGTTGAGCGGCAGGGCAGCACAAAACGTGTGCGTACAATGGTGCTATGGCAGCCGTAGCGGAAGAAACCCTCGAGGTCATCCTCGCACACATTCGAGCGCGGCTTTCACCCCTGGCCATTTACGTGTTTGGCTCTCAGGCCACCGGTCAGGCCCAACCAGGTAGCGACCTGGATCTAGCCGTTTTGGGCCCTGCTCCCTATGACCCCTGGACACTATTCATGC from Meiothermus sp. CFH 77666 includes the following:
- a CDS encoding rhomboid family intramembrane serine protease, yielding MFPLHDINRAHRRPYVVYGLMVLNLLGFVYAFFLTDPAAVIQTYGFVPARFLADPLGEWVTLFSSMFLHGSILHILGNLWFLWVFGDNVEDRLGHWRFLEFYLLGGVLAAFMQGLMSGFSSEVPMIGASGAISALLGAYIVLYPRALILSLVGWIPVPIPAVLYLGYWLLIQFVGDFMGEEGIAFWAHIGGFVAGVVLIRWFERRSRAQYRR